The following are encoded in a window of Vigna radiata var. radiata cultivar VC1973A unplaced genomic scaffold, Vradiata_ver6 scaffold_312, whole genome shotgun sequence genomic DNA:
- the LOC106755229 gene encoding uncharacterized protein LOC106755229, producing MTDFILCFYEGLSPTDRSWADAANGGSFLDRSPEDGIDLIERKAVDNQQYGIKENSIKKSIVDLTQRVEKLEAKELNKLPAQTVINPQNVSVITLRTGKQVQGLEGVQEDEDKKKEEEQVDDNGGPNEPSPETTTEKSRLVPSNSSSKNSSSSYSPPPPYPNRLKPRNKKMEELDQVILNTFKKVEINIPLLDVVKQIPKYAKFLKEICTNRRRFRDNEVVNLGRNVSSLIKKHIEIPRKCKDPCMFSIPCVIWNSKFDNAMLDLGASINVMPLSVFTSLSLGPLKTTGVVIQLANRSTVNPAGVLEDVLVQVDKLIFPANLTICIV from the exons ATGACAGACTTCATTCTATGCTTTTATGAAGGCTTAAGTCCAACTGATAGGTCATGGGCAGATGCAGCAAACGGAGGATCTTTCTTAGACAGGTCACCAGAAGATGGGATAGATCTAATAGAACGGAAGGCAGTAGATAATCAACAAtatggaataaaagaaaattca atcaagaaatcaattgtagATTTGACTCAGAGGGTGGAAAAGTTAGAGGCTAAGGAGTTAAATAAGCTGCCTGCACAAACAGTGATCAACCCGCAAAATGTAAGTGTTATTACTTTAAGAACAGGTAAGCAAGTACAAGGCCTTGAAGGAGTCCAAGAGGATgaagataagaagaaagaagaagaacaagttgATGACAATGGAGGACCAAATGAACCATCACCTGAGACTACCACTGAAAAATCTAGGTTAGTACCTTCTAactcttcttctaaaaattcttcttcatcttattcTCCACCTCCTCCATATCCCAATCGGTTGAAGcctagaaacaaaaaaatggagGAGTTAGACCAAGTGATCTTGAATACTTTCAAAAAGGTGGAGATCAACATTCCCTTACTAGACGTTGTTAAGCAAATCCCTAAATACgccaagtttttgaaagaaatttgcacaaatagaAGGCGGTTTAGGGATAATGAGGTTGTGAATTTGGGAAGAAATGTGTCAAGCTTGATTAAGAAACATATTGAAATACCACGAAAATGCAAGGATCCATGTATGTTTTCTATTCCTTGTGTTATTTGGAATTCAAAGTTTGACAATGCCATGCTAGATTTAGGGGCTTCGATTAATGTAATGCCTTTATCAGTGTTTACTTCTCTATCTTTGGGACCTCTTAAGACTACTGGTGTGGTCATTCAACTTGCCAACCGTAGCACAGTTAACCCTGCAGGTGTGCTTGAGGACGTGCTTGTCCAAGtagacaagttaatttttcctgCAAATTTAACAATATGCATAGTTTAA